The following nucleotide sequence is from Xiphophorus maculatus strain JP 163 A chromosome 22, X_maculatus-5.0-male, whole genome shotgun sequence.
CTCGCAAGCGAGAGATCCAAACTGCTCGCACTCTTCTGGGTCCCAGCTGGGCTTGTTCCAGGTGATACTGGATCCAGATGGACACATGGTACACATGCGTTTCTACACTCTCTACCATGAACTTGACTGTGCTGTGGCGGTACATCAGGGCTCTCTAGATCATCCTGGGGCTCTTCAGCACTCTCGTATGAAGTAGTTGCTGTTGTGTCCTGGAAGCTGTAGTCACTGTTGGTTTTTGGAAGAACGCTGCTGCCGCTTATTTCTGTGTCCAGAGCAGAGGATGGTGCTGCACTTTCACTCGATGAGTTTCTGGATATAGCTATGTCTGTACTTTTATTCTCTATTTTTATAAGTGCTTGAGCTACACTTTCACACGGagacaatttttctttttccaaagtAAATAGCTGTGGAGATACGTTTGTCTCCAAGACTTCACTCACCTTACTGGTCAGCCCTTCAGATGCAGGCCTAGGTAATGTTTCTAATACCCTGGTGCTGGCTATACATTTTTCTTGAATTGCCTGCTGGATATCAGAAAGGAGATCCTCAGTTTCAGCTGTAGCTGAGTGAAAACTGTACAGGTCAGTGTCTGACCCCGAGCTTGTCTTGTGGCCAAAGTCCTCCACAGACTGCCGACTGTCTGCAGTCAAACGGCTCAGATCTCCCTCGACATCCGACACCATGCCCACCTCATCGGGCGAGAAACTTGCTTCTGTGCCAGTCTTAAGCTCATCCTTGCCAACATGCACTGATTTCCCAGTTTCCAACATGTCATCCTTAGACAGGCCTTTCACTTTGGATAGACTTTTCCTAATCTTCATGccagaaaacacagaaccttTTGACTCAGGCTTGATTTTCTTCTTAGCACTGTGTTCTCCTCCTTTACTCGCCTTGTTGTTGGACTTTTTAGATTGTTTGTCCACCTCTCTTTCATCAGCTTCACCGTCACAGTTGATATCTCCTGCAGTTCCaccacttcctcctcctttcttcTGCTTTGTCTCCTGGTTCCCCATATTCCTTATCAGGCGAACACCCTTGGCTAACAGGCCATGCTGCTGGGCCTGAGGTGGGGGATTCTGGGCTTCCCCATGGGCTACCACTGATGCTGCTCCTTGTTTGGTCCAAGTTCTTCCAGAGCCAGTTAATCCTTGCTGTCTTCCCACCACAGCTGACAGCAGATGTGAGGATGATGCTGGCTCCCCCAGCACTGCTGCTcctgatgatgacgatgatgagaggaggaggagaccgGCACTGTCAGCCACAGGCTCCCCCCTCCTTCTCCCCTGCAAAGCCTCACTCATTCTCTGATCCCTTCTCTCCTTTAGCCCCTCCTTTCTGTCCCCATCTGCCTGTGCAGGCTCGAGCGTCTTGCATAACGGGTTGCTGATCGAGCGAGCAAGCCGCTGCTTGGGGGTCTGCTGCCCTGCTCCATTTTCAACCGAGCTGGGGAGAATCTGGTTCGGAGTTAGCGGCTGGTGCTCTAAAATGCACTGTTGTTGATCCAAGAGCGATTGCTGTTTATGGAGGATGTGGGTCACGCTACTCTTCCTCCTGCCTTTGAAGGTGGAAGTAAAGAAACTCTCCTTGAGGAAGGGAACCTGGGTCTCCACTGTCTTGATAGTGTGCATTATGGCCACTTTGCCTTcattcagaaagaaagaaatctgtaCAGGCTGCTGTAaacaaagaagtaaaaataatacaacactgaattaatttaaaatagtttaagtACAAACTGTCTAACAGGAggggcagaggaaagacttagGCATACCGATTAATTTTGAAAGTGTCCAAAGTTTTAACATCTAAGAGTATACTAATGCATGTCAATGTTACAAGTTCCTTGGAATAACCACATATTTCCCTAAATGGTAGTGGTATCTaactttttgttgatttttaattgAAACCTTACATAccaatatgtttattttctgtctgtgataataaatcttcattttcaaagcaaaagcaacaTTAAAGTAGATGTGCAGATGACATTGCTGGTGACAAAGCAAACCAAGTGGTCACTTTTAAGCTGGAAAATTTGTGAAATCTGAATAATATTTTGGTAAATATAGGATAAAGACCAGTGACTAAGCCTTGTGATGGATTTATCACAAACCTTGAGAAATGGTTTGTGGGCttaactgatttgtttttcagctcaTTACCCCctgaacatatttaaatgtaaaaaaaattaatgctGAAATAAGTTAGCATGAAGAAGGGCTACTTTCTTAGGCTCCATGTTAATCTCCATATTAGGAATAAATAGGAGGTAATAAAGAGTAGCATTGACAGGACTAAGCTGTCAGAACAATATCAGTTTGGagaattaaagtaaaactcaaagAAAGGGGAGTGAAGCCAATTAAGCATGATAGCCATGCTGCGCTGCattctgttttccttctgtgCAACACGCAGGTCCTTTGACCAGTTCTAAGACCCGACCAATAACCAGAGTTATTAGCTTAATAATGAAATTTGGTTAAATGTTACAagtcatacaaatggaacagaTGCAGAGTGAGATTCACCGTTCACCGCTGGGCTCCACTTAGGGGTGAGACTGGGTGAAGCAAAGAATGAAGCGCAACGTCTGCTTTTATCTTCTCCTCGTTCTGCACCCTCACTAAGGGGTGTTGACTTGACtttctcagttttgtttctgtttgtctctaGTCTTATATGTTATGGTTATATAAGCATGCAGCAGTGTGCGTGCAAACGGATAAAAAGAAATAGAGGAAGGACACAGAATTGCATATCTATAACAACCTTTTCAGATCTGGTGTCAACATGCATCCTGGCTGATAAAAATTCACACCTGGCATTAAATCCCACTTTGAGCAATTTGGTAGCTCTTACCGAGTTTCTTGAAAGTAAATGTCAGAATTGGCTATCAACTGAACAACCTTTGAGACATCAACACAGCTGAACAGAATCAGAGTCACTTTTAAAAGATGTGGCATACAAAAGGAAATGGACGAAAAATTGTTTACAGATTGTTTACATATAAAACAGCAATGCAGTCAAACAGCTGAAAattcatttttctgatttgtgtaTTATTTTACTTGTGAGTGGGCATTGAAGATTTGGGATTCTGTAGCAACTATTTGAGAACAATCAGCAGCTTACAAATACTTCAtatcaaacagattttattcatctttacAGAATCCTAATATcaggaaattaataaaataactgcaaactacgatgttttttaatttatttttaaccaagaATTCTTCCAACTAGGAGAACTTTTATCAGGTGATAGAaacaattttaatcttttacagAGCACAGCAAAGATAACTTGCTGGTTAAGGGAAATCATATCATATTAGTCACCTGTGGTTAGGGCTTAACATGGTTTGACGTATTATACATATTAATGCCAACTGTGAATGGGTCTGAGTTTGTTATAAAGCACAGACATTGTAAAATTAGTCCTGTTAAATTTCCAGCTAAAAGAGATCACAAGCTGATCACATTCTGCAGACTTTGTCTGACGCTTTGtagcactgaaataaaaattttcctCTTGAAccttcaaatatatattttttaaattacatattCTAACTGTGTTTTCATCACTCTTGCTGGTGAATCTGACAGGGCTAACTGGGTTGATTGGCAAGCTCATGTACAGTCCAAACTCCATCTACCTGGTGTTTCATTCTGATCACCAGCTGCTAACTGATGCACATCAATTCTCTGCTTGAATACAGCGGATTAAATGACTGTGTCATCAGGGGGCTCCAGTAACACTTGGAAACAGGCTGAGAGGAGATGATCAACCTTTTGAATCTGTTGGAGAAACTAAAACTCGCAATACACTGGTCCAAGAAATGAGCAGTTGCTTTCAAGAAGTTGCCAGTCAATTTGACCGAAAGCATTATTAGTTATTTCTAAACATCACTATTTGAACTGATTATTTCTGTTACTTTGGCATGCTCGCCCATTTACATCAGTGGTTTTAGTGACTATAGTgccatttcttttctgtttgactgTTTTCTTTACAGATCTGAAGACCACTCTTTTGCTTTAGTTCCAATTTTCGGTGATAACTCATGAGCCAGGATATAATTGCCATCATTTACTCAATCTAATGAGGTTCATGTTGTTGAACATGTATTATGAGGATGTGACTTGTAGTTCTTGCTGCAAGGATGTCAAAACAACAACCTACAGACAGTGGGTGCATTCCTTGTTAGTCATTCCTTATTAGATTGCCCTGGTAGATGTGATATTGAAGCTGTGTGCGAGGAGTTTCTCTTTAGCTGAGAGCAAGCActtggttttaatattttattaatcactgATGATatacatttgcaaaaataaaatatagactAGTAGAGAACGCCTGCTGATTGAGTCTGAAATTGAATATATGCTGTTTGATTCAATGACTCTTATTATgcaacttgttttatttttatttaggcaCCCAAAAACATTGATTGAACTTAGTACCTGATGTTCTTGACATTATGTGTAAGCACCTCCTGCCTTGAGACAGGCATACACTCATAAAAATTATAAGtaattataaaaacatcatattgtTTCTAGAATAAGATATATAAGCCCATAAGCCTGTGCATCTGCTGAATGTCCTGAACAAATTTAGAACTTATAGCTGTCCTCCTTTCACCAAGCTCCTCATGGCATGTTCGCCCATTTACATCAGCGGTTTTATTGACTTTATACTGCCTAGCCCCACCCCATAcgattgaaaaagaaaagccagCATTCCCcaagatatatatttttgaatcattctaaacattttaatgaacaaaccAGCAGGCAATGTTCTGTATTTTAGGCTGTAACCATTGAGGACACTTTTTTAAGGCCAAATTGTCACCTATTTGAGAAACTCTCCTCTTGACCGCAAGAGCAGTAAAACTCCTCTTCTGTGACGTCACCATTTATAACTGGGTGATGTGCAATAGAATCACAAAGAACTACACCCACTAACTCCTCTTAACTCTCTAACACTAATCAaccccattaaaaaaaaaaaactcttaaattaAGTGTTCAACAAtcaaaaaattaacaatatctgcttatgataaaatatttggGGCATTTGGTTTCTTAGATATTTACAAGTGCTTAGCAAATAgttaaaaaatcacaacaaattaGTTCAAGActtcataaaaatgcaaaaacatactGTCCCCAGGGTGtgtatgaaaacaaacacaagaaaaaacttTCCAAATGGATGCTTTGTCAGAATTACTGCTAGAAAAGAAGCAACATTTGTACCATATACAATGTCTTGTTGACTCTACACccaatagaaataataatttattacattataaGGATGAGTCCTCAGCTAATACAAACacacttttccttttcaaacaaGTGAAGAAAACTGTAGCAGTCAAGgtataatgttaaaaaaactacttttaaattCAATAGTAAGGTATGATGAGTGTGTTTCATAGTTTCCAGTATGAAAAGTTGTGCTATACTTGCCTGGCTGCTGGATTCTCGTTGCTGGTTTAGTGCCGActgctgaaaacacaaatgatGGTCTGTCTCCGTCTCTGGGCCGCTCCTTAGCAATGGGTCACATGAAGTTGTTATTTTGCTCGTCACATGTTTAAACTCCATGGCCATTTTCCATTTAGCGCCGTCTCTGACTCCCTTCACTAACTCAATCAGGCCTCATTGTGGAGCCaaataaaactatataaatgtataagagaaaacaatgtttattcagttaatatTTGTAGAGGAGTTGGAAAGCTAAAAGTTGACATAAGAATTGTCAACTTTCCAAATGGATGTTTTATCcattgaagaaaaatgattgCACTGTCTAAAACTATCacaattcagactttttttattttttccccacttttgGCCTGTTGCCACTTTTAAGGCCATATTTTCAATCATCTAACTAGCTTCAGCTGTGGCCTCTCAGCTCACGCTAATAAGTATGCAGATCCTCATAGAGTGAATACAGCTATAGAGTcaagtctaaaaataaataaaatgcacaaacatGTTAACTGTGGCCTAAATTACCAAAGTTGCTGCAGAACTAAAATTTTCAGCATCAagtaaattattatattatgcGCATCTGTGATACAATTAGAAAACTTTGAACTCTGTcttatatgtgtttttttattatttaattgtgcagttttacagaatttgcagttatttttttaagtacttAAACTACTGGAATTAGCTGTTTTTTCGACagtcttcagatttttttctagatttatATCTGTAGTCAATCCCCTATAATGAACCACTATCAGTCACACTTATTAAATAAGGTGCTgataatctcagaaatctgaaTGCACCAATTAATTGACATTATTTCAATTAGTACCTTGAAAAAATGCTGTAAGAACAATTTCAtgaattgcttttatttttaatgatctaTAAGATTGTACAACATTATCAAAACAATGGTCTAAGTTTTCCCCCATTAAGTCATAACAATTATGAGGTCATGCTCTCAGTTAGAGGACACTgtatattcaataatttaaacttctttgtgtatttgaagggaaagtaaaatctaaatattaaggaaaaccacacaaatatgaacacaaaaacattgtttttattttacttaaaatataatGATAGGCATACCTGAACATAAATAAGtttaagagagagaaaaaaatatattttgatgatGACATTGAAGAGCATTAAGTTCAAAGCAAGCTAAAATATCTACTGTTGGCAGCTGGTGTCTTATTTGGACATCCAATTTGCAcataattcaaaaacataaagatgaaCACTACATTCaccataataatttatttttcttcataacACCTGTTATATTACATATTATCTTTAACCTTCAGTATATTTTGCACATCAttagaaatgtttctgcagatacaaaaaccccccaaaaaaactaaagtgtattgcaaaaaacaacaaataaatttttcaaatacattgtgactgcttttagtttttgtgttgtttgatATTTCTCTGTATACTACAAAAAGGTTTCAACTTTATGTACAAATCATGTGACATGGCTTTATAATACTTTGAAGGAGCTCAACACATGAAAGTAAAATCATAGTTATACTATGAATGTGTGTGGAAATTCTACTTGGAATTACTCGACATTTGGAAATATATGCATGTTAAAATTACACTGCAGCAATCAGATGTGTGCCTCCAGAGGGCGCAATTGCTGCTTTCATGACTAGAAATTTCAAAGTGAGAAACCAAGccagagcaaataaaaatgtacatctttGTGTGTATTTAGTCTCAGTATGCTAGGTCAGAAATATACACATAACCTTTTTATCATTGTACAGTCATTGCTTTTGACAGGAAACTGCAAGCACAGAAAACACAACCAAAGTACCCATTGTGTTCACcatagaaaaaacacaacaatcacATTGAACACAACAGCATTTCACTGTGGTGCCACAACATATTCACAACTCACTTCAtcaaatgtatcatttttaaaCTGGCTCGAAATCTCTGGAGTACCTAGAAAACCAAAGatgaaaatcacaaaagaaaagaaaaaaaaagttctttgaTGAATGAGAGTAAGGACACATTTTAAGaacttttatatttcattaCACAAGAAAGCTATATCGATGTAGAAATATGATCCACAGACGTTCTGCTAAAAACACATGCCATTTAAGAAGTCACTGCAAACTAGTAAAATGTAGAAGCCAGTGAACACAAGTCTCCTTTATATCTTGGCTTTCAGGAACATTTTATAGACATACAGTcttgtttgaaatgtaaaaccAGTCTACACATTACAATTCTAGCTACCCACAGAGGGAAGTTGTAAGAAATGTAAATCGCTTACATGGACATGCTTACGTTTTGTCAATTGCACTTTCATATTTGTCCTGCAATGCCTTTTAAAAGCCCTTTGTGATTATTTCCTCATCATCTTCTGCCAGAAGCACTAGagtgaaatgggaaaaaattcTTTCAtaagaaagacaaaactttCATCTGTGGACCTCACATCAGGCAAAACGACCCACTGGTACCCGTTTGCCAAAGTACATTTATGCTTCAACATAAACACATATCACAAGACCACCAGGTAGTGTTGCTGTATTTTACATAACAGCAGACAAGGACAGTGTGGATTTTTAGGCCAAGAAACCTGTATTTCCATTGTCCTGTGTTGAAAGTTGAAACTGTCAACAACCGACTcattattcagttattttacGTAGACTCCCTGGGAATGCCCCTGTGGAAGACCACTGATTGCCTCTGTTGAAACTGCAGCTTTCGTCTTTTCTTCTGATCCCAGCGGCACAGCAGTATCATCTTAAATGTGGTTCGAAAAGTCTTGTTGCAAAGCGCGTAGCACATGGGGTTGACTGTGCTGTTTACATAGCACAGCCAGTACCCCACTGCCCACAGGGTCTGTGGAATGCAAACTTTACAAAAGGTTGTGATTAACACCATGATGTTGTACGGTGTCCAGGTGATGATGAAAGCTAAGAGGATAGCGCTGAGTGTTTGAGCCGCTTTCTTCTCCTTCACTAACGACATTCGTTTCCTCTTTGTGATCTGAGTCCGGGTTCGTGTGGCAAAGCGCTTTGCCATAGCAGCTTCTTTAAAAGAAAGGGGGACAGAGGAGGACTTGGTGGCCGTGCAGGTGGTAGAGTCATCAATGGCAGTCGTTGATGGAGTACCATCCAGAAACCCTTGGTGAGACTTGGCCTGAATGGTGGACATTGACTGTGTCTTGCGTGAGCTGAAGCGTTGGTGGTAGCTATTTTCTGTATTGTTTGTTCCCTCAGGTGTAATGGGAGAAGTTGTGGTAGTGGTGACTGTTGACAAACTGTCTCCCCTCAGTGGATCCTCTTCTGAGGCCACATCCAGATCCTCGCAAGAGGTAAGCTGAGAGTTGACTGCAGCCTTAATGCCAGGTAGGCTGAGGACAATTGAAAAAATAGCATGACTTTGAGAAATCATCTCTCTTCCCCCACAGTCCTCATCCTCTGAGGACCCAGAATGGTCCAAAGAGGCCGCTGCATCATTGTTGTTCCAGCTGTCACTGCTGCTCTGGTCCGGATCACCATCCCCATGCCTGATACTTCCAGGTCTCCAAGAACGAACACCTGGCCAGCAGTGGAATCGCCCCACCAGCTCCTGACAAGTGCTCTTTTTCTTAGGCATCCTGTTCAACTCATAGCTACCACAGCTCCTAGAACTTCCAGTCTGATGTACAAAGCGAGCTCTCTCACCTCGTTTATTATTTCCTGCTCTTCCCCCTAGTCCTCCACGACCTTCCGAACCTTGCAGTCCAGCCAACTCTTTTGAACGGTTTTGGGTTTCCTTATAGATACGCCAGTATAGAATACTCATTATTGTCACAGGGAGGTAGAAAGCCGCCATTGCTGTGCAGAAAGTTGTGATTGGCTCTGTGAGGAACTGGATATAGCATTGGTTGTGGGGTACCGTCCTTTTACCTACAAAATACTGCCACAGCAGTATGGCTGGGGCCCACAGGACAAGAGAAACAAGCCAGGCTAGGCCAATCATGATGCCAGCTCTCTTTGTGGTCCGTTTGGCCCGGTAGGTCAAAGGTCTGGTTATAGAAAAGTAGCGATCAAAGCTAATGACCAGAAGGTTCATAACTGATGCGTTGCTTGCAACATAGTCAATAGCCAGCCAAAGGTCACAGGCCCATGTGCCTAGGGCCCAGTAGCCCATTATAAGGTAGACTGTGTAGAGATTCATGGAGATTACTCCTATAATGAGGTCAGCTACAGCCAAGCTCAGTAGAAAATAGTTGTTGACTGTCTTCAGCTGGCGATTGACCTTGAAGGAGACCACTACCAGAATGTTGCCAACGATGGTGACCAGTGACAGCGAGCCTGTCAGTAAAACAATGAGGACAACTTGCCACACAGGATGACCACCAAGAGGATCAAGTGCTGTGGTTTGATTCTCAGGTTGAGGGGTGAAATTAAGGTTCTTGTGATGTGCACTGGATTGAGAATAGGCTCCGGCTGTTCGCGGTGATGTGTTGGCAGTCAAGAGGAGACCAGGGTCTGTGATGTTGGAGCTCATTGTTATGTTCTTGCATATTCTGAAGAAAGGGAtagaaaaataaggaaataaggGGAAGGAGTGGAAGGGAATAAGATGTGGGATATAGGAATTAAAGGAGAAAAGGAcagagggaaaaagaaagataaaaaggagaaaaatacatgAGTATAGCTGACAATGCTATTAATGTCCAGCAGGTGAGGCTGTAGGACTACACTACAAATTGCCTGTTGGACAAAgatatttgtctaatttttctctttctttatctATTTACATGTAATTTGAAACAAACTGCATGTGCACTATATTGTACGatatttctttatattattattattataacttgACAACAAAATCATCACAAGAGtaaattaaacagaaagtaCATTCAttgcttgtttttcattataTGTAGTACATTGCACAGTAACTTCACCTATActcaggttttatgtttttacacatttgcctATATTCTACAAAAATCTCAGTGTTGATACTGTAACTTATTTAACACTGGGTGTATGGACACCGTAGACATCTTTTTAACTCACCGACAGATGAATCACTCCGATGTTTTTCTAGAGaccaaaaactgttttctcGTTAAAAtaccacaacaacaattttcCAAGAAAACTATACCATCAGATgatgtttagcattttttaacaCTAACAAAATGGGATTAgttataactttaaaaatgcttcaagCCAAAACCAATTGTAATGTTGGCAGCTTATACTGGGCAAAATGACAAGACCTGGCTAAGTGAGACATGCAAATAAACctgaaaaagtaacatttggTACATGTTAAGgatacatgttttctttttattaaatacaatttcATTGCACAAATGATGAAATAAGCAGAAGACACGGATGTTATTTGTAAAACCAGGTCTTGACAAATGGAAAATACGATGGGAAACAATTTGTTTGACCTGAATGTATCGCTTACTTTGAGTTCCGCACTCAAATAATTTAATACCACTGCTGTAAGACCAACAAATGCAAAggttgaacagaggagtctgaAAAGGCTTGAAGTACTCTAATTATTGTCATGCACTGATTAAACACACCATAATGGCTCCCTGCCCTATACTGAGTGGTTCCTCCTTTAGCACAGAAGTCCTTTAAAAAAGGCTTGTTGATGTCAGAGGCTGTTTGTTACCA
It contains:
- the LOC102238152 gene encoding muscarinic acetylcholine receptor M3-like, translating into MSSNITDPGLLLTANTSPRTAGAYSQSSAHHKNLNFTPQPENQTTALDPLGGHPVWQVVLIVLLTGSLSLVTIVGNILVVVSFKVNRQLKTVNNYFLLSLAVADLIIGVISMNLYTVYLIMGYWALGTWACDLWLAIDYVASNASVMNLLVISFDRYFSITRPLTYRAKRTTKRAGIMIGLAWLVSLVLWAPAILLWQYFVGKRTVPHNQCYIQFLTEPITTFCTAMAAFYLPVTIMSILYWRIYKETQNRSKELAGLQGSEGRGGLGGRAGNNKRGERARFVHQTGSSRSCGSYELNRMPKKKSTCQELVGRFHCWPGVRSWRPGSIRHGDGDPDQSSSDSWNNNDAAASLDHSGSSEDEDCGGREMISQSHAIFSIVLSLPGIKAAVNSQLTSCEDLDVASEEDPLRGDSLSTVTTTTTSPITPEGTNNTENSYHQRFSSRKTQSMSTIQAKSHQGFLDGTPSTTAIDDSTTCTATKSSSVPLSFKEAAMAKRFATRTRTQITKRKRMSLVKEKKAAQTLSAILLAFIITWTPYNIMVLITTFCKVCIPQTLWAVGYWLCYVNSTVNPMCYALCNKTFRTTFKMILLCRWDQKKRRKLQFQQRQSVVFHRGIPREST